The following coding sequences lie in one Helicoverpa armigera isolate CAAS_96S chromosome 8, ASM3070526v1, whole genome shotgun sequence genomic window:
- the LOC110372783 gene encoding notchless protein homolog 1, with the protein MEVDLPSCVQARLKSDTGEETGSPLDLPLNITRDQLQLICNALLQEEDKPFLFFVKDVEITNSLKDALDIESLNSEEVVEIIYQQQAVFRVRPVTRCTSSIPGHAEAVISTSFSPSGKQLASGSGDTTVRFWDLSTQTPLHVCKGHANWVLCISWSPDGLKLASACKQGRVMLWDPSTGNQIGKTMIGHKQWVTALSWEPYHRNPECRKLASSSKDGDVRIWDTVTCLTILSLTGHSKAVTCVKWGGNGLIYTSSQDRTIKVWRADDGVLCRTLEGHAHWVNTLALSTDYVLRTGPFHPVTDQQFNVDDKATLQQRALERYEAVCGKSDERLVSGSDDFTLFLWLPEKEKRPLARMTGHQQLINDVKFSPDTRIIASASFDKSVKLWDAATGKFITTLRGHVQAVYMVAWSADSRLLLSSSADSTLKVWNMKIKKLELDLPGHADEVFAVDWSPDGAYVASGGKDKVLKLWQH; encoded by the exons ATGGAAGTAGACCTGCCTAGTTGCGTCCAAGCTAGACTTAAGTCCGACACTGGTGAAGAGACAGGAAGTCCTTTAGATCTTCCTCTAAATATAACTAGAGATCAACTACAATTGATATGTAATGCTCTTTTACAAGAA gaaGACAAGCCattcttattttttgtcaaaGATGTAGAAATAACTAACAGCCTGAAAGATGCCCTTGATATTGAAAGTTTGAACTCTGAAGAAGTTGTTGAAATCATATACCAGCAGCAAGCCGTGTTTAGAGTTAGACCAGTTACCAGATGCACAAG ttCAATACCTGGCCACGCAGAAGCAGTGATATCAACAAGTTTCAGTCCCTCTGGGAAGCAGCTGGCTAGTGGTTCAGGAGATACCACTGTAAGATTTTGGGACCTAAGTACACAAACACCACTGCATGTATGTAAAG GTCATGCCAACTGGGTTCTCTGCATAAGTTGGTCACCAGATGGATTGAAATTAGCTTCAGCATGCAAGCAAGGCAGAGTGATGCTATGGGATCCAAGCACTGGCAATCAAATTGGAAAAACTATGATAGGGCATAAACAGTGGGTTACAGCACTTAGTTGGGAACCTTACCACAG AAATCCAGAATGTAGAAAACTGGCAAGTTCATCTAAAGATGGTGATGTCAGGATATGGGATACAGTTACGTGTCTTACAATATTAAGTCTCACTGGACACTCAAAAGCAGTCACTTGTGTTAAATGGGGTGGCAATGGTCTTATCTACACTTCATCTCAGGATAGGACAATTAAG GTGTGGAGAGCTGATGATGGAGTACTCTGCAGGACTTTGGAAGGCCATGCTCACTGGGTGAACACACTGGCGTTGAGCACTGATTATGTACTCCGCACTGGGCCTTTCCATCCAGTCACTGATCAACAATTCAATGTTGATGACA aagctACCCTCCAACAGCGTGCCCTGGAAAGGTATGAAGCAGTGTGCGGAAAAAGCGATGAGCGCTTAGTATCAGGATCGGACGATTTTACACTGTTTCTTTGGTTACCTGAGAAGGAGAAACGTCCTTTAGCCCGAATGACGGGCCACCAACAGCTCATTAATGACGTCAAATTTTCGCCAGATACaag AATTATAGCATCAGCATCATTTGATAAATCTGTGAAGCTATGGGATGCGGCCACTGGTAAATTCATAACAACACTAAGAGGACATGTACAAGCAGTGTATATGGTGGCATGGTCAGCTGACTCAAGACTTCTGTTGAGCTCTAGTGCAGACTCTACTTTGAAAG tttggaacatgaaaataaagaagCTGGAGTTAGATTTACCTGGACATGCTGATGAAGTGTTCGCAGTAGATTGGTCACCTGATGGAGCTTATGTAGCTTCAGGAGGCAAAGATAAAGTGTTGAAATT atGGCAGCACTGA
- the LOC110372781 gene encoding transmembrane 9 superfamily member 3 gives MKYFYLLFIFWTIVNCDEHTHTYKDGDQVVLWMNTVGPYHNRQETYAYFSLPFCVGTKVTIGHYHETLSEALQGVELEFSGLDITYKDNVPAQQFCAIELNDQSYKALVYAVKNHYWYQMYIDDLPIWGTVGEIDGDHYYIWTHKKFDIGYNGNRIVEVNLTAENKERLTPDAKIPFTYEVNWKKSDIHFEDRFDKYLDPNFFQHRIHWFSIFNSFMMVIFLVGLVSMILMRTLRKDYARYSKDDDLDDLEKDLGDEYGWKQVHGDVFRPVPHLPVFSALIGSGYQLTVVTLAVIIFTIFGELYTERGSLLSTAIFIYAATSPVNGYFGGSLYARMGGKLWIKQMLLSAFLLPVLVCGTAFFINFIAMYYHASRAIPFGSMIAVMSICTFVILPLTLVGTVLGRNLAGQPDYPCRINAVPRPIPEKKWFMEPFVIIIVGGILPFGSIFIEMYFIFTSFWAYKIYYVYGFMLLVFLILMIVTICVTIVCTYFLLNAEDYRWQWTSFLSAGSTAIYVYLYSFYYFLFKTKMYGLFQTTFYFGYMALFSLALGIICGTVGYIGTSIFVRKIYSTVKID, from the coding sequence atgaaatatttttatttactatttattttttggacTATAGTTAATTGTGACGAACATACGCATACATATAAAGATGGAGATCAAGTTGTTCTGTGGATGAATACAGTGGGTCCGTATCACAATCGCCAGGAGACGTATGCATATTTTTCATTACCTTTCTGCGTAGGTACTAAAGTCACTATTGGACATTACCATGAGACTTTATCTGAAGCTCTCCAAGGGGTTGAACTAGAATTCAGTGGTCTGGACATTACCTATAAGGATAATGTACCGGCACAACAATTCTGTGCCATTGAATTGAATGACCAATCTTACAAAGCACTTGTTTATGCCGTGAAGAATCACTACTGGTACCAGATGTATATTGATGATCTGCCAATTTGGGGAACTGTTGGCGAAATTGATGGTGACCATTATTATATTTGGACTCATAAAAAATTCGACATTGGGTACAATGGAAACAGAATCGTAGAAGTAAACCTCACAGCTGAAAATAAGGAACGACTTACACCCGACGCAAAAATTCCATTCACTTATGAAGTAAACTGGAAGAAAAGCGATATACACTTTGAAGATAGGTTTGATAAATATTTGGACCCAAATTTCTTTCAACACCGCATTCATTGGTTCAGTATCTTCAACAGTTTTATGAtggttatatttttagtagGCCTTGTTTCAATGATTCTCATGAGAACACTTCGCAAGGACTATGCGCGATATTCAAAGGATGATGATCTTGATGATTTAGAAAAGGATCTGGGTGACGAATATGGTTGGAAACAAGTTCACGGTGATGTCTTCAGACCAGTTCCACATCTGCCAGTGTTTTCAGCACTGATTGGATCTGGATATCAGCTGACGGTGGTTACTCTGGCAGTTATAATATTTACCATATTTGGAGAACTCTACACTGAAAGGGGATCATTGCTGTCCACAGCAATATTTATATATGCTGCCACATCTCCAGTTAATGGATATTTTGGAGGATCTCTTTATGCAAGGATGGGTGGCAAACTGTGGATTAAACAGATGTTACTTTCAGCATTTTTATTGCCTGTACTTGTTTGTGGAACAGCTTTCTTTATAAACTTTATTGCCATGTATTACCATGCATCAAGAGCTATACCGTTTGGTAGTATGATAGCAGTCATGTCTATTTGTACTTTTGTTATATTGCCTCTAACTCTTGTTGGAACTGTGCTTGGTCGCAATTTAGCAGGTCAGCCGGACTACCCGTGTCGTATTAATGCAGTTCCTAGACCTATTCCAGAAAAGAAATGGTTTATGGAGCCTTTTGTAATCATTATAGTTGGAGGCATATTACCCTTTGGTTCAATCTTTATTGAGATGTACTTTATCTTCACTTCTTTTTGGGCATAcaaaatttattatgtttatgggTTCATGTTACTGGTGTTCCTAATTCTGATGATAGTGACCATTTGTGTTACCATTGTGTGTACTTACTTCCTGTTAAATGCTGAGGATTACCGTTGGCAATGGACCAGTTTCCTATCAGCAGGTAGCACCGCAATCTATGTGTACTTGTACTCTTTCTATTATTTCCTTTTCAAAACGAAAATGTACGGCCTGTTTCAGACTACCTTCTATTTTGGCTACATGGCTCTGTTCAGTTTAGCTCTCGGTATTATTTGTGGAACTGTGGGATACATCGGCACTAGCATATTTGTCAGGAAAATTTATTCAACTGTAAAGATTGATTGA
- the LOC110372785 gene encoding something about silencing protein 10, which yields MADKIKVKSNFDMKGNYEPSDSEDEYTPQEKKLLEKVRKRKHHDSESEEEMYAFSESGESENEKDVSIADSDVEGQEQSDDDLPDSKAWGKKKGSYYATDYVDEDYGGFGNDEEIALMEEKEAKDIQKRLLEQLGEEDFTLDFLTKQVADAEEKETVIKSDLSQLSKRQKLQLLEKESPEFAGLIDDFKTKLTVAKDDLHPLLELVKDGKLPTCPASKFVKTNYDLILNYCTNISFYLLLKSQRINIQNHPVIKRLYQYRQMLNKMEPIYLEVIKPQIDKILLAVKNNLELHVTEIKELNKDKKRKSGRQSPESTPKKLKLINALEKDEGEDTGVSDDDNEYESNDFFKSDSGVDVQRNQDESEESGFSDNDTSPHEIENEENKPSSSSQDIVPEDVGEKREITYQIAKNKGLTPHRKKDQRNPRVKHKLKYRKAKIRRKGAIREPRTEMTRYAGEASGIKANVKKSIKIK from the exons ATGGCagataaaataaa aGTCAAGTCCAACTTTGATATGAAAGGTAATTATGAACCTTCAGATTCGGAAGATGAATATACTcctcaagaaaaaaaactcttgGAAAAGGTACGGAAGAGAAAACATCATGATTCGGAAAGTGAAGAAGAAATGTATGCATTTTCTGAGTCAGGTGAGTCAGAGAACGAAAAAGATGTTAGCATTGCTGATAGCGATGTAGAAGGACAAGAACAGTCTGATGATGATCTACCTGATTCAAAAGCTTGGGGCAAAAAGAAAGGATCATATTATGCAACTGATTATGTTGATGAAGACTATGGAGGCTTTGGCAATGATGAAGAAATTGCattaatggaagaaaaagaagcAAAGGATATTCAGAAAAGACTTTTGGAACAACTTGGGGAAGAAGATTTCACTCTTGATTTTTTGACAAAGCAAGTTGCAGATGCTGAGGAAAAAGAAACTGTGATAAAAAGTGACCTAAGCCAGTTGTCCAAAAGACAAAAGTTGCAGCTACTTGAGAAAGAAAGCCCAGAATTTGCAGGATTAATTGATgacttcaaaacaaaattaacagtAGCAAAAGATGATTTACATCCTCTCTTAGAGCTTGTTAAAGATGGCAAACTCCCCACATGTCCTGCCTCAAAATTTGTTAAAACAAATTATgatcttattttaaattactgcactaatataagtttttatttactcctCAAAAGTCAAAGAATCAATATTCAAAATCACCCTGTAATAAAAAGATTGTACCAGTACAGACAGATGTTAAACAAAATGGAACCAATTTACTTGGAAGTCATTAAACCTCAAATAGACAAAATACTCCTTGCAGTGAAGAACAATCTGGAACTACATGTTACTGAAATCAAGGAACTAAATAAAGATAAGAAACGTAAATCTGGAAGACAGTCACCTGAATCAACACCCAAGAAGTTGAAACTGATCAATGCTTTAGAAAAGGATGAAGGTGAAGATACTGGAGTCTCTGATGATGACAATGAATATGAAAGCAATGACTTCTTCAAGTCTGACAGCGGAGTTGATGTTCAAAGAAACCAAGATGAATCTGAGGAGAGTGGATTTTCTGATAATGATACTTCCCCTCATGAAATTGAGAATGAAGAAAATAAACCTTCAAGCTCATCACAGGATATTGTTCCTGAAGATGTTGGTGAAAAACGTGAGATTACATATCAAATTGCCAAGAACAAGGGCTTGACTCCTCATAGAAAGAAGGACCAAAGAAACCCAAGAGTCAAACATAAGCTTAAATACAGGAAAGCTAAGATCAGGAGGAAGGGAGCTATCCGTGAGCCCAGAACAGAGATGACCAGGTATGCCGGAGAAGCTTCAGGAATAAAGGCCAATGTCAAAAAGAGCATTAAAATTAAGTGA